A region from the Pseudomonas sp. Teo4 genome encodes:
- a CDS encoding ATP-binding cassette domain-containing protein → MIRLSNLTLQRGPQRLLEGAEMTLHAGHKAGLIGANGAGKSSLFALLRGELSPDAGDCLLPGDWRIAHMRQEVDTLDRVAVDYVLDGDARLRKVQAELAAAEAAHDGTALARLHSELDSADGYTADARARKLLAGLGFTNEQMDRRVGDFSGGWRMRLNLAQALMCPSDLLLLDEPTNHLDLDAILWLEDWLKGYPGTLLLISHDRDFLDAVVDHVLHVEQRKLNLYKGGYTAFERTRAERLAQQQQAYEKQQAQRAHMEKYIARFKAQATKARQAQSRIKALERMEELSAAHVDSPFDFVFRESEKISSPLLDLSEGRLGYGDKAILEKVKLQLVPGARIGLLGPNGAGKSTLIKNLAGELQPLAGRLVRGENLAVGYFAQHQLDSLDDKASPLLHLQRIAPTEREQTLLNFLGGFDFHGDRVHEPVVNFSGGEKARLALALIAWERPNLLLLDEPTNHLDLEMRLALTMALQEFAGAVVVVSHDRHLLKSTTDDFLLVADGKVDTFDGDLDDYSRWLVEYRQRSAPVSNTPVNPDKTDKKAQRQAAAALRQQLAPHKRAADKLEAELNQVHSQLAEIETALGDGGLYDASRKDELRDLLARQSKLKQREGELEEAWMEALETLESMQAELEALS, encoded by the coding sequence ATGATCAGACTATCCAACCTCACTTTACAGCGTGGTCCGCAGCGCTTGCTAGAAGGCGCCGAGATGACCCTGCACGCCGGTCACAAGGCCGGCCTGATCGGCGCCAACGGCGCCGGAAAATCCAGCCTGTTCGCCCTGCTGCGCGGTGAGCTGTCGCCTGACGCCGGCGACTGCCTGCTGCCTGGCGACTGGCGCATCGCTCACATGCGCCAGGAAGTCGATACCCTCGACCGGGTCGCGGTGGACTATGTGCTCGATGGCGATGCTCGCCTGCGCAAGGTCCAGGCCGAACTCGCCGCCGCCGAGGCTGCCCACGACGGCACTGCATTGGCGCGCCTGCACAGTGAGCTGGACAGCGCCGACGGCTATACCGCCGATGCCCGTGCGCGCAAACTGCTGGCCGGTCTGGGTTTCACCAACGAGCAGATGGACCGCCGCGTCGGTGATTTCTCCGGTGGCTGGCGGATGCGCCTCAACCTGGCCCAGGCACTGATGTGCCCTTCCGACCTGTTGCTGCTCGACGAGCCGACCAACCACCTGGACCTCGATGCGATCCTTTGGCTGGAGGACTGGCTCAAAGGCTACCCCGGCACGCTGCTGCTGATTTCCCACGACCGCGATTTCCTCGACGCCGTGGTCGACCATGTGCTGCATGTCGAGCAACGCAAGCTCAACCTGTACAAGGGCGGTTACACAGCCTTCGAGCGCACCCGTGCCGAGCGCCTGGCGCAACAGCAACAGGCCTACGAGAAACAGCAGGCCCAGCGCGCGCACATGGAAAAGTACATCGCCCGCTTCAAGGCTCAGGCCACCAAGGCCCGCCAGGCGCAGAGCCGGATCAAGGCCCTGGAGCGCATGGAAGAGCTGTCTGCGGCGCATGTCGATTCGCCGTTCGACTTTGTCTTCCGCGAATCCGAGAAAATTTCCAGCCCGCTGCTGGACCTGTCCGAAGGGCGCCTGGGCTACGGCGACAAGGCGATCCTGGAGAAGGTCAAGCTGCAACTGGTACCGGGGGCCCGCATCGGCCTGCTCGGCCCCAACGGCGCCGGTAAGTCGACCCTGATCAAGAACCTGGCCGGCGAGCTTCAGCCACTGGCCGGCCGCTTGGTGCGTGGCGAAAACCTGGCCGTCGGCTACTTCGCCCAGCACCAGCTCGACTCTCTCGACGACAAGGCCAGCCCATTGCTGCACCTGCAGCGGATTGCCCCGACCGAGCGCGAGCAGACGCTGCTCAATTTCCTGGGTGGTTTCGACTTCCATGGCGACCGTGTCCATGAGCCGGTGGTGAACTTCTCCGGTGGCGAGAAGGCGCGTCTGGCACTGGCGCTGATTGCCTGGGAACGCCCGAACCTGCTGCTGCTCGACGAACCCACCAACCACCTCGACCTGGAAATGCGTCTGGCCTTGACCATGGCCTTGCAGGAGTTCGCCGGTGCCGTGGTGGTCGTGTCCCACGACCGTCATCTGCTCAAGAGCACCACCGATGATTTCCTGCTGGTGGCCGACGGCAAGGTCGACACCTTCGATGGCGATCTGGACGACTACAGCCGTTGGCTGGTCGAGTACCGTCAGCGTAGTGCGCCGGTCAGCAACACCCCGGTCAACCCCGACAAGACCGACAAGAAGGCCCAACGGCAGGCGGCAGCGGCCCTGCGTCAGCAGCTGGCGCCACACAAGCGTGCGGCCGACAAGCTCGAAGCCGAACTCAACCAGGTGCACAGTCAACTGGCCGAGATCGAAACCGCGCTGGGCGATGGCGGGCTGTACGACGCGTCGCGCAAAGACGAACTGCGTGATCTGCTGGCGCGGCAGTCAAAACTCAAGCAGCGCGAAGGCGAACTGGAAGAAGCCTGGATGGAAGCCCTGGAGACCCTGGAAAGCATGCAGGCCGAGCTCGAGGCGCTGTCCTGA
- a CDS encoding TIGR02444 family protein, producing MYTDLWNHALALYARPGAEQACLALQASGADVCLLLCGTWLQTRGVAADDERVRALRELAEPWQRDVVVPLRHLRQQWREAAASDPQLLALREQVKGLELQAEKALLERLQQRAQQWPADAGERTQDWLALLVPEQARSHDALVRLRVVATGFQEAEDGA from the coding sequence ATGTACACCGACCTGTGGAATCACGCCCTGGCCTTGTATGCCCGGCCCGGCGCGGAACAAGCCTGCCTGGCGCTGCAAGCGTCAGGCGCCGATGTCTGCCTGTTGCTGTGTGGCACTTGGCTGCAGACTCGTGGAGTGGCAGCCGATGACGAGCGCGTTAGAGCGTTGCGTGAGTTGGCCGAGCCCTGGCAACGCGATGTGGTTGTTCCACTGCGCCACCTTCGTCAGCAATGGCGCGAGGCGGCCGCAAGTGACCCACAATTGTTGGCGTTACGCGAACAGGTCAAGGGGCTGGAGTTGCAGGCGGAAAAAGCGCTGCTCGAACGCTTGCAGCAGCGTGCACAACAGTGGCCCGCGGACGCTGGCGAGCGCACGCAGGACTGGCTGGCTCTGCTCGTACCGGAGCAAGCCAGAAGCCACGACGCGCTGGTTCGGTTGCGCGTCGTGGCCACAGGGTTTCAGGAAGCCGAAGACGGCGCCTGA
- a CDS encoding AlgP family protein, translating to MSAKKKPVSTPLHLLQQLSGSLLEHLEDACSQALADAEKLLAKLEKQRGKAQEKLHNGRLKLQDAAKAGKAKAQSKAQKAIGELEDLLDSLKDRQSQTRTYIQQLKRDAQESLKLAQGVGKVREAVGKALDQRAVATKAKPAVAKAPVKAAAKPAAARAPAKTAAAKPAAAKAPAKTAAAKPAAAKAPAKTAAAKPVAAKAPAKTAAAKPAAAKAPAKTAAAKPVAAKAPAKTAAAKPAAAKAPAKTAAAKPVAAKAPAKAAAAKPVAAKAPAKTAAAKPAAAKAPAKTAAAKPAAAKAPAKAAAAKPAAAKAPAKAAAAKPVAAKAPAKAAAAKPAAAKAPAKATAAKPAAARAPKAAVAKPVAEKPAATPAPEAKPAAPAPATNSAAPAASPAPVSTAVQAPSSAS from the coding sequence ATGTCGGCTAAGAAGAAGCCAGTCAGTACGCCGTTGCACCTGCTCCAGCAACTTTCGGGCAGCCTGCTCGAACATTTGGAAGACGCCTGCTCCCAAGCGCTGGCGGATGCTGAGAAACTGCTGGCCAAGTTGGAAAAACAACGTGGCAAGGCTCAGGAAAAACTGCACAACGGTCGCCTGAAGTTGCAGGACGCGGCCAAGGCAGGAAAAGCCAAGGCACAGAGCAAAGCGCAGAAAGCCATTGGCGAACTCGAAGACTTGCTCGATTCGCTCAAAGACCGTCAATCGCAGACGCGTACTTATATTCAACAACTCAAACGTGATGCCCAGGAAAGCCTGAAACTGGCCCAGGGTGTTGGCAAAGTTCGCGAAGCCGTAGGTAAGGCACTCGACCAGCGCGCAGTGGCCACCAAAGCCAAGCCTGCGGTTGCCAAGGCCCCCGTGAAGGCCGCAGCCAAACCTGCCGCTGCCAGAGCCCCAGCCAAGACTGCTGCCGCCAAGCCAGCTGCTGCCAAAGCTCCAGCCAAGACTGCTGCCGCTAAGCCAGCTGCTGCCAAAGCTCCAGCCAAGACTGCTGCGGCTAAGCCAGTCGCTGCCAAAGCTCCAGCCAAAACTGCTGCCGCTAAGCCAGCTGCTGCTAAAGCCCCAGCCAAGACTGCTGCCGCTAAGCCAGTCGCTGCCAAAGCTCCAGCCAAGACTGCTGCCGCCAAGCCAGCCGCTGCTAAAGCTCCAGCCAAGACCGCTGCCGCCAAGCCAGTTGCTGCCAAAGCTCCAGCCAAGGCCGCTGCCGCTAAGCCAGTTGCTGCCAAAGCTCCAGCCAAGACTGCTGCCGCCAAGCCAGCCGCTGCCAAAGCCCCAGCCAAGACTGCTGCCGCCAAGCCAGCCGCTGCCAAAGCCCCAGCCAAGGCTGCTGCCGCTAAGCCAGCTGCTGCCAAAGCTCCAGCCAAAGCTGCTGCCGCCAAGCCAGTCGCTGCGAAGGCCCCAGCCAAAGCTGCTGCCGCCAAGCCAGCCGCTGCCAAAGCCCCAGCCAAGGCTACGGCCGCCAAACCGGCCGCCGCCAGGGCTCCAAAGGCCGCTGTTGCCAAGCCAGTCGCGGAGAAACCAGCCGCCACCCCGGCGCCTGAAGCCAAGCCAGCCGCGCCTGCCCCAGCGACCAACTCGGCTGCTCCCGCCGCATCACCGGCACCTGTAAGCACCGCTGTTCAGGCGCCGTCTTCGGCTTCCTGA
- a CDS encoding FKBP-type peptidyl-prolyl cis-trans isomerase: MPRYLLFGLCLLAPSVLANPDNPPANDQDLAYSLGASLGERLRQEMPGLQLDALVEGLRQSYQGQPLKLDKARMQAILQQHEEQAGTAAEQAEVDKLRAVETRFMANERARAGVHELPEGVLYSELQNGTGAQPKTGGKVQVRYVGRLPDGSVFDQNLQPQWFSLDSVIEGWQVALPHMRTGAKWRLVIPSAQAYGAEGAGDLIAPYTPLVFEIELLSVAD, from the coding sequence ATGCCTCGTTATCTGTTATTCGGCCTTTGCCTGTTGGCTCCCTCTGTCCTGGCCAACCCTGACAACCCTCCTGCAAACGATCAGGATCTGGCCTACAGCCTCGGCGCCAGCCTGGGTGAGCGCTTGCGCCAGGAAATGCCCGGCCTGCAGCTGGACGCACTGGTCGAGGGCCTGCGCCAGTCTTATCAGGGCCAACCGCTGAAGCTCGACAAGGCGCGGATGCAGGCCATCCTGCAACAGCATGAAGAACAGGCAGGCACCGCCGCCGAACAAGCCGAAGTGGACAAGCTTCGAGCGGTGGAAACACGCTTCATGGCCAACGAGCGGGCGCGCGCTGGTGTGCACGAGTTGCCCGAAGGCGTGCTTTACAGTGAGTTGCAAAACGGTACCGGCGCTCAACCCAAAACCGGGGGCAAGGTACAAGTGCGGTACGTGGGCAGGCTGCCGGATGGTTCCGTGTTCGACCAGAACCTGCAGCCGCAATGGTTCAGCCTGGACTCGGTCATCGAGGGTTGGCAGGTGGCATTGCCACACATGAGGACGGGGGCCAAATGGCGGTTGGTGATTCCATCGGCACAAGCCTACGGTGCCGAGGGCGCGGGTGACCTGATCGCGCCCTACACACCACTGGTGTTCGAAATCGAGTTGCTGTCGGTGGCTGACTGA
- the rsd gene encoding sigma D regulator encodes MLDSCQNAQERWGGVHKLIDRWLEERQELVEAFRALRDVKPAFADKDKNRDFCAILVDYVSAWHFEVCEQLVSEAKAFGDEKALKLAEEINPRINDTTQIALAFNDHCEKGECKDTERFAEKLGKLGSLLHERFELEDCLIEVLHNAHKEEDVVQA; translated from the coding sequence ATGCTCGATAGTTGTCAGAACGCTCAGGAACGCTGGGGTGGGGTTCACAAGCTGATCGACCGCTGGCTCGAAGAGCGCCAGGAACTGGTGGAGGCTTTCCGCGCCTTGCGTGACGTCAAGCCGGCCTTTGCCGATAAAGACAAGAACCGGGATTTCTGCGCGATCCTGGTCGATTACGTTTCGGCTTGGCACTTTGAAGTTTGTGAGCAACTGGTCAGCGAAGCGAAGGCCTTCGGCGACGAAAAGGCGCTGAAACTGGCTGAAGAAATCAATCCGCGGATCAACGACACCACTCAAATCGCCTTGGCCTTCAATGACCACTGCGAGAAGGGCGAGTGCAAGGATACCGAACGCTTTGCCGAGAAGCTGGGCAAGCTGGGTAGCCTGTTGCATGAGCGCTTCGAGCTCGAAGACTGCCTGATCGAAGTGCTGCACAACGCGCACAAGGAAGAGGATGTGGTCCAGGCCTGA
- a CDS encoding disulfide bond formation protein B produces MLPARLRTYFVPACLASLAVLLASFHLEHVLGLVPCPLCFSQRLLLGVYSLVGLCAMLHFPGPYGQLRYSRAMLAFAVGGALLAGRHVWLQGEEAAHSCPLPFMQVLERSWGEAARQLLLGGPDCNSLTWSFLELTLPEWSLLAFLLLAALPLSCLLAYRFRTLAKG; encoded by the coding sequence ATGCTGCCGGCCCGTTTGCGCACCTATTTCGTTCCTGCCTGCCTTGCATCGTTGGCTGTGCTGCTGGCGTCTTTCCATCTGGAGCATGTGCTCGGGCTGGTACCTTGTCCGCTGTGCTTCAGTCAGCGCCTTTTGCTTGGCGTTTACTCACTGGTGGGCCTTTGCGCGATGCTGCATTTTCCCGGGCCATACGGCCAGCTTCGCTATTCCCGAGCGATGTTGGCTTTCGCTGTCGGTGGTGCCTTGCTGGCGGGTCGGCATGTCTGGCTGCAAGGTGAGGAAGCGGCGCATAGCTGTCCGCTGCCGTTCATGCAGGTACTGGAGCGCTCGTGGGGCGAGGCTGCCAGGCAACTGCTGTTGGGTGGCCCCGATTGCAACTCGCTGACCTGGAGCTTTCTTGAGCTGACACTGCCCGAATGGAGCCTGCTGGCCTTCCTGCTATTGGCCGCGCTGCCCTTGAGCTGCCTGCTGGCGTATCGTTTCCGCACGTTGGCCAAAGGTTGA
- a CDS encoding heme biosynthesis protein HemY yields MKRVYLLAVLAIVVAAALGIAVAKHSGYVLISYGGFRYQSGLWAALAALVVIVALLWLLRYLVGLVLTSSGVVNPWSRRNRSRRIRLAVEQGQLDLAEGRWASAQRHLHRAAEAERQPLLYYLGAARAANELGRTEDSDNLLERALERQPQAELAVALTHAQLQMDRGDGDGALETLLAMQERHPHNGQVLRLLQRLYLERGDWPALIRLMPELRKAKVLPADELASLEQRAWGQNLSLATTRGDDPSSARQALERAWQQLTSAQRQEPQLVLAYAEQLRQVGAQGEAEQVLRSALKREYESHLARLYGLVRGDDPARQLQTAEGWLKAHPQDPSLLLTLGRLSLQNRLWGKARDYLESSLRMERNPEACAELARLLAGLGETERSNQLFQEGLGLLDERLLALPLPESVRA; encoded by the coding sequence ATGAAGCGAGTCTACCTGTTGGCGGTGCTGGCCATTGTGGTCGCCGCGGCGCTGGGCATTGCCGTCGCCAAACACAGCGGTTACGTGCTGATTTCCTATGGTGGCTTCCGCTATCAGTCGGGGCTGTGGGCGGCATTGGCGGCGCTGGTGGTGATCGTCGCGCTGCTTTGGTTGTTGCGATATCTGGTGGGGCTGGTGCTGACCTCCAGTGGTGTGGTCAACCCGTGGTCGCGGCGCAATCGTAGCCGGCGTATTCGCCTGGCCGTCGAGCAAGGTCAACTCGACCTCGCCGAGGGGCGCTGGGCCAGTGCCCAACGTCATCTGCATCGGGCCGCCGAGGCCGAGCGTCAGCCTTTGCTGTACTACCTTGGCGCGGCCCGTGCCGCTAACGAGCTGGGCCGTACGGAGGACAGCGACAACCTGCTGGAACGCGCCCTTGAACGCCAGCCCCAGGCAGAGCTGGCGGTGGCCCTGACCCATGCGCAACTGCAGATGGACCGTGGTGATGGTGATGGCGCCCTGGAAACCCTGCTGGCGATGCAAGAGCGCCATCCACACAACGGCCAGGTGCTGCGTTTGCTGCAGCGCCTCTACCTTGAGCGTGGTGATTGGCCGGCTCTGATCCGCCTGATGCCGGAATTGCGCAAAGCTAAAGTGCTGCCGGCGGATGAGCTGGCCTCACTGGAACAGCGGGCGTGGGGGCAGAACCTGAGCCTGGCGACGACCCGAGGCGACGACCCGAGCAGTGCACGTCAGGCCCTTGAGCGGGCCTGGCAGCAACTGACCTCGGCCCAACGCCAGGAGCCACAGTTGGTGTTGGCCTACGCCGAACAGTTGCGTCAGGTGGGCGCTCAGGGTGAGGCCGAGCAGGTGCTGCGCAGTGCCCTGAAGCGCGAGTACGAAAGCCATTTGGCCCGCTTGTATGGGCTGGTGCGTGGCGATGACCCGGCGCGTCAGTTGCAAACCGCAGAGGGCTGGCTGAAAGCCCATCCGCAAGACCCAAGCTTGCTGCTGACACTGGGTCGACTGAGTTTGCAGAACCGCCTTTGGGGCAAGGCCCGTGACTACCTGGAAAGCAGCCTGCGCATGGAACGCAACCCTGAAGCCTGTGCCGAACTGGCCCGTCTGTTGGCAGGTCTGGGCGAAACCGAGCGCAGTAATCAGCTGTTCCAGGAAGGCCTCGGTCTGCTGGACGAGCGCCTGTTGGCCCTGCCATTGCCCGAAAGCGTACGCGCCTGA
- a CDS encoding uroporphyrinogen-III C-methyltransferase: MSETVLSNNDQPSAQAPADPISTTPTKRSGNGLALLALLLGAAGVAVGGWGVWQVRQLQGSEQGQGQHLEALSLRAEALQQREQQISAQLASLPAASELEDRRRLVAQLQSDQQRLSQRLETVLGESRKEWRLAEAEHLLRLATLRLSALQDITSAKALVEGADEILREQSDPGAFAAREQLARSLATLNSTQQPDRTGLFLKLAAQRELVQQLSAQSPEFESNADAMGALTADGDGASRWSQWWAEISKYFQVDFNADDNVRPLLAGQSLNQLRLALSLTIEQAQWAALNGEAKVYSQALDDARSVLLANFNADNPQSKAMLDSLNALAEQPVSVVTPDLSESLAAVQAYIQRRHLPAEAEGGKP, translated from the coding sequence GTGAGCGAAACTGTCTTGTCCAACAATGATCAGCCGTCGGCACAGGCGCCGGCGGACCCCATCAGCACAACACCCACCAAACGTTCCGGCAATGGTCTGGCCTTGCTGGCTCTGCTGCTGGGTGCAGCTGGGGTGGCGGTAGGAGGTTGGGGTGTCTGGCAGGTGCGGCAACTGCAAGGCAGCGAGCAGGGCCAAGGGCAGCACCTGGAGGCATTGAGCCTTCGTGCCGAGGCATTGCAGCAGCGCGAGCAGCAGATCAGCGCGCAGCTGGCCAGCCTGCCGGCGGCCAGCGAGTTGGAAGACCGTCGCCGGCTGGTGGCCCAGCTGCAAAGCGACCAGCAGCGCCTGAGCCAGCGCCTGGAGACCGTGCTCGGCGAAAGCCGCAAAGAGTGGCGTCTAGCCGAAGCTGAACACCTGCTGCGCCTGGCCACCCTGCGTCTGTCGGCCCTGCAGGACATCACCAGCGCCAAAGCCCTGGTCGAAGGTGCCGACGAGATCCTGCGCGAGCAGAGCGACCCTGGCGCCTTCGCGGCCCGTGAACAACTGGCGCGTAGCCTGGCGACGCTCAACAGCACCCAGCAGCCGGATCGCACCGGGCTGTTCCTCAAGTTGGCTGCCCAGCGTGAGTTGGTGCAGCAGCTCAGCGCCCAGTCTCCAGAGTTTGAAAGCAACGCCGATGCCATGGGAGCCCTGACCGCCGACGGCGATGGCGCCAGCCGCTGGTCCCAGTGGTGGGCAGAAATATCCAAGTATTTCCAGGTCGACTTCAACGCTGACGACAATGTACGGCCATTGCTGGCCGGGCAGTCGCTCAACCAACTGCGCCTGGCTCTGAGCCTGACCATCGAGCAGGCCCAATGGGCGGCGCTCAATGGCGAGGCCAAGGTCTACAGCCAGGCCCTGGATGATGCTCGCAGCGTATTGCTGGCCAACTTCAATGCCGACAACCCGCAGAGCAAGGCGATGCTAGACAGCCTCAATGCCCTGGCCGAGCAGCCGGTATCGGTCGTCACCCCTGACTTGAGTGAAAGCCTTGCTGCCGTGCAGGCCTACATCCAGCGCCGCCATCTGCCTGCCGAGGCTGAAGGGGGCAAGCCATGA
- a CDS encoding uroporphyrinogen-III synthase: MSPWRLLLTRPEEDCAALAQSLLAAGIASSCLPLLAIEPVALDDDQRQLLARLHLYQAIIVVSKPAARQLLERLAEAGLQPPKHGWFTVGEATAQVLRDSGAWVTCPALGDDSEALLALPALREAIAVSAPQVLIVRGEGGRELLSERLGEQGASVDYLELYRRCLPEYPAGTLLRRIEAERLNGLMVSSGQGLEHLRQMAGADWAKLATLPLFVPSPRVAEQARAAGAQQVVDCRGASAAALLAAVQRSAAPAS; encoded by the coding sequence GTGAGCCCCTGGCGCCTGTTGCTGACCCGTCCCGAAGAGGACTGCGCGGCACTGGCGCAGAGTCTCCTTGCCGCTGGTATCGCCAGCAGTTGCCTGCCGTTGCTGGCCATCGAACCTGTTGCGCTGGATGACGACCAGCGTCAATTGCTGGCCAGGCTGCACCTTTATCAGGCAATCATCGTGGTCAGCAAGCCGGCTGCCAGACAGCTGCTGGAACGGCTGGCCGAGGCCGGCCTGCAGCCCCCGAAACACGGTTGGTTCACGGTGGGCGAGGCGACCGCCCAGGTGCTACGTGATAGCGGAGCGTGGGTGACGTGTCCGGCACTGGGGGATGACAGCGAGGCATTGCTGGCACTTCCCGCATTGCGTGAAGCTATTGCCGTGTCTGCGCCGCAGGTTCTGATCGTGCGTGGCGAGGGAGGTCGCGAACTGCTCTCCGAGCGTCTTGGAGAGCAAGGTGCTAGTGTCGATTATCTGGAACTGTATCGTCGGTGCCTGCCAGAGTATCCGGCGGGTACATTGCTGCGTCGCATTGAAGCGGAACGCCTCAATGGGCTGATGGTCAGCAGTGGGCAAGGTCTTGAACATTTGCGGCAGATGGCGGGCGCCGACTGGGCCAAGCTCGCAACCCTGCCGCTGTTCGTGCCAAGCCCCCGGGTCGCCGAGCAGGCCAGGGCCGCCGGGGCTCAACAGGTTGTGGATTGCCGTGGCGCGAGTGCCGCGGCCTTGCTGGCAGCCGTGCAGCGCAGCGCTGCACCTGCCTCTTAA
- the hemC gene encoding hydroxymethylbilane synthase has protein sequence MSTREIRIATRKSALALWQAEYVKARLEQAHPGLLVTLVPMVSRGDKLLDAPLAKIGGKGLFVKELETALLDNEADIAVHSMKDVPMDFPEGLGLYCICEREDPRDAFVSNTFASLEALPAGSIVGTSSLRRQAQLLARRPDLEIRFLRGNVNTRLAKLDAGEYDAIILAAAGLIRLGFEDRITSTISVDDSLPAGGQGAVGIECRSADSETHALLAPLHHADTADRVVAERALNKRLNGGCQVPIACYAVLEGEQLWLRGLVGQPSGGTLLVAQARAPRSQAEALGVQVAEDLLGQGAEAILKEVYGEAGHP, from the coding sequence ATGTCCACTCGCGAAATCCGCATTGCCACCCGTAAAAGTGCCTTGGCCCTGTGGCAGGCCGAATACGTCAAAGCCCGCTTGGAGCAAGCGCATCCAGGCCTGCTGGTCACGCTGGTGCCCATGGTCAGCCGTGGCGACAAGCTGCTCGATGCGCCTTTGGCCAAGATTGGCGGCAAGGGCCTGTTCGTCAAGGAGCTGGAAACCGCCCTACTGGACAACGAAGCCGACATCGCCGTGCATTCCATGAAGGATGTGCCGATGGACTTCCCCGAGGGCCTGGGCCTGTATTGCATCTGCGAGCGTGAAGACCCTCGCGATGCCTTCGTTTCCAATACGTTCGCCAGCCTCGAGGCGCTGCCAGCCGGCAGCATCGTCGGCACCTCCAGCCTGCGTCGCCAGGCACAACTGCTGGCGCGTCGCCCGGACCTGGAAATCCGTTTCCTGCGCGGCAACGTCAACACCCGCCTGGCCAAGCTCGATGCCGGTGAGTACGACGCGATCATCCTCGCGGCGGCGGGCCTGATTCGCCTCGGCTTCGAAGACCGTATCACTTCGACCATCAGCGTCGATGACAGCCTGCCAGCAGGCGGCCAGGGTGCCGTGGGCATCGAGTGCCGCAGCGCCGACAGCGAGACTCACGCCCTGCTGGCGCCGCTGCACCATGCCGATACCGCCGACCGTGTGGTGGCCGAACGCGCACTGAACAAGCGCCTGAACGGCGGTTGCCAGGTGCCCATCGCCTGCTATGCAGTGCTCGAAGGCGAGCAGTTGTGGCTGCGTGGGCTGGTCGGCCAGCCAAGCGGAGGCACCTTGTTGGTTGCGCAGGCCCGTGCACCCCGTTCCCAGGCTGAGGCGCTGGGTGTTCAGGTGGCTGAAGACCTGCTGGGTCAGGGCGCCGAGGCGATCCTCAAGGAAGTCTACGGCGAGGCTGGCCACCCGTGA
- a CDS encoding LytTR family DNA-binding domain-containing protein, protein MNVLIVDDEPLARERLSRLLGELEGYTVLEPSATNGEEALALIESLKPDVVLLDIGMPGLDGLQVAARLCEREAPPSVVFCTGDDEYGSEAFKDSTLSHVTKPIQPQALREALRKAEKPNRAQLAALTRPANEGGGPRSHISARTRKGIELIPLPQVIYFIADHKYVTLRHEAGEVLLDEPLKALEDEFGERFVRIHRNALVARERIERLQRTPLGHFQLFLKGLDGDALTVSRRHVAGVRKMMQTL, encoded by the coding sequence ATGAATGTCCTGATCGTTGATGACGAACCCCTGGCCCGTGAACGCCTGAGCCGATTGCTTGGCGAACTGGAGGGTTACACCGTGCTGGAGCCCAGCGCCACCAACGGCGAGGAGGCCTTGGCCCTGATCGAAAGCCTCAAGCCCGACGTGGTCCTGCTGGACATCGGCATGCCAGGCCTGGACGGCCTGCAGGTGGCCGCCCGCCTGTGCGAGCGCGAGGCCCCGCCGTCGGTGGTGTTCTGCACCGGCGATGATGAATACGGAAGCGAGGCGTTCAAGGACAGCACGCTCAGCCATGTGACCAAACCAATCCAGCCCCAGGCGCTGCGCGAGGCGCTGCGCAAGGCAGAGAAGCCCAACCGCGCCCAGTTGGCGGCGCTCACCCGACCGGCCAACGAAGGTGGAGGCCCACGCAGCCACATCAGTGCGCGAACCCGCAAGGGCATCGAGCTGATCCCTCTACCGCAGGTCATCTACTTCATTGCCGACCACAAATACGTCACCCTGCGCCATGAAGCCGGGGAGGTGCTGCTCGACGAGCCACTCAAGGCGCTTGAGGACGAGTTCGGCGAGCGCTTTGTACGCATTCACCGCAACGCCCTGGTCGCCCGTGAGCGCATCGAACGCTTGCAACGTACGCCGCTAGGGCATTTCCAGCTGTTTCTCAAGGGACTGGACGGCGATGCCCTGACCGTCAGCCGCCGCCATGTCGCCGGCGTGCGCAAGATGATGCAGACGCTCTGA